Genomic segment of Peribacillus frigoritolerans:
GCGTAAGCGGTTTAGGAAAAGCATTATTGGATCAGCTTAAGCCGAGCAGCAATTTGAAGGTCGTTAAAAATCGTTTGAACGAGACTACGGAGGCAAGGAATTTACTGAATGCGGAAAGCCATATTCCCTTAAAAGGCATTTCACATATTGGCCTCCATATCGACAAGCTGGAAAAAGGTATGATTTTGGAGCCGTCAGAGTTAGTGGCGATAGCGGACTTCTTAAGAGGCTGCAGGAATATCAAGAAATTCATGACCGATAAAGAGTTCTTTGCACCGACACTGCATTCCTATGCCCGCTCCATGACTGAATTCAGGAGCATTGAAGAGGAAATCCAATTCACCATAAAGGGAAATGCAGTCGCTTCCGAAGCAAGCAAGGACCTGAAACGGATCAGGAACCAAATCATCAAGACAGAAGGTAAAATAGAGGAACGGCTGAATAAGTTCTTGAAGAGCGGAGCCAATAAAGAGTTCATTCAGGAATTTTTCATCAGTAAAAAGGATGATCGCTACACCATCCCGATCAAAGCCTCCTATAAAAATCAAGTGGCCGGAACGATCGTGGAAGTATCGGCAAAAGGGGCTACCGTGTTCATTGAACCTGCCTCTGTTACGAAATTGAATGTAGAATTGGCAAGTTTAAAAGCGGAGGAATCGATGGAAGAGTATCAACTTTTGGCCACATTATCCGGAACGGTTTTCGAACAGCTGAAACCGATCAAGATAAACATCGAGTTGATCAGTCAATATGACATGATCTTCGCAAAAGCCAAGTTCAGTAAAAGCATGGATGCCATCGAACCGAAAATCAATAATCACGGTTATATTAAATTAACGGGCTGTAAACATCCACTATTGCCGCAAGACAGCGTACCTTTGGATTTTGAAATCGGTAAGGACTATCGCAGCTTGATTATTACAGGCCCTAATGCCGGGGGGAAAACTGTCGTCCTGAAAACGATCGGCATCCTTACATTGGCTGTCATGTCAGGGCTGCATGTTGCAGGGAAAGAGGGGACGGAGCTTGCCGTCTTTGACCAGGTATTCGTCGATATCGGTGATAATCAAAGCATGGAAAATGCACTGAGCACGTTTTCATCACATATGAAAAACATCTCGGAAATCATGGGGGCAATAACCAATAACTCCTTGCTGCTGTTCGATGAAATCGGGAGCGGAACGGAACCGAATGAAGGAGCTGCTTTAGCGATTAGCATACTTGAGGAATTTTATCAGAGGGGCTGCATAACCGTTGCGACGACCCACTATGGTGAAATCAAGCGCTATTCGGAAATACACAGTGATTTCATGAATGCGGCCATGCAATTCAACAGTGAAACACTTGAGCCAAAATACAAGCTGTTGATCGGTCAATCCGGGGAAAGC
This window contains:
- a CDS encoding endonuclease MutS2 gives rise to the protein MNTMTYEKLQYIQLKEMVKNHCVSGLGKALLDQLKPSSNLKVVKNRLNETTEARNLLNAESHIPLKGISHIGLHIDKLEKGMILEPSELVAIADFLRGCRNIKKFMTDKEFFAPTLHSYARSMTEFRSIEEEIQFTIKGNAVASEASKDLKRIRNQIIKTEGKIEERLNKFLKSGANKEFIQEFFISKKDDRYTIPIKASYKNQVAGTIVEVSAKGATVFIEPASVTKLNVELASLKAEESMEEYQLLATLSGTVFEQLKPIKINIELISQYDMIFAKAKFSKSMDAIEPKINNHGYIKLTGCKHPLLPQDSVPLDFEIGKDYRSLIITGPNAGGKTVVLKTIGILTLAVMSGLHVAGKEGTELAVFDQVFVDIGDNQSMENALSTFSSHMKNISEIMGAITNNSLLLFDEIGSGTEPNEGAALAISILEEFYQRGCITVATTHYGEIKRYSEIHSDFMNAAMQFNSETLEPKYKLLIGQSGESNALWIAKKMNVREKVLQKAKLYIENKDYDLERVPEGKIKKAKPAAVPKEASYEYEVGDKVKVSELNGYAIVYKKKDSYNNVVVLFEDTFKEVHANKLELEIKAVDLYPEGYDLNSLFVSYKERKMNHDLVRGSKKALKNVAADIRKKLGE